A single genomic interval of Noviherbaspirillum cavernae harbors:
- a CDS encoding GGDEF domain-containing protein, translating into MQEKPTRPGSSDSAAQQSPADIAREAFRRLAVRRIAPTPEAYRDVYDEVAGIREPSPAERVLTEFAANLAGASGDIAGYATRMAENAQTRDWHGYGRHLQQLADKHLKPAPAAKEQPARTNSIPLVDDVTPAPVQRMPIPLVDDIAPAEEREPASLVDAGTAPVIDGNVARMLREMLARTLNFAVTSLLQGSPELTKESESLATDINMARTRQALSEIEPRLKQFCFRVEMRSGDIAEERELLLRLFRLLIENIGELLEDDSWLSGQITNVQEVLSGPINYATLMDATRSLKEVIYKQSMLKHSLAEAKTRVRDMMLTAIDRLGAVATSTGDYHRKIEAYSQKISAAKGVPELNQLLEDITRDTRTAHIEALRSHDDVLAARNEVHGAETRIQELESQLVQMSELVREDQLTGSLNRRGLDEVLEREMARAQRRNSSLCIAMLDVDDFKKLNDTYGHSTGDEALIHLVRVVKDTLRSMDVIARFGGEEFMIVLPDTSLEAASQTVTRVQRELTKRIFMHNHERLLITFSAGAAMYRSGEEQVELIKRADEALYKAKKAGKNRVVNAD; encoded by the coding sequence ATGCAAGAAAAACCGACAAGACCAGGATCGTCAGACTCCGCCGCGCAGCAAAGTCCCGCCGACATTGCGCGCGAAGCGTTTCGCCGTCTTGCCGTTCGCCGCATCGCGCCGACGCCCGAAGCGTACCGGGACGTTTACGACGAGGTCGCAGGTATCCGCGAACCATCCCCGGCCGAGCGGGTATTGACCGAGTTTGCCGCCAATCTGGCCGGCGCAAGCGGCGACATCGCGGGATATGCCACGCGGATGGCCGAGAATGCGCAGACACGTGACTGGCATGGCTACGGCAGGCATTTGCAGCAACTGGCCGACAAACACCTGAAGCCTGCCCCGGCCGCCAAGGAGCAGCCGGCACGGACAAATTCAATACCGCTGGTCGATGACGTCACGCCCGCACCGGTCCAAAGAATGCCGATACCGCTGGTCGATGACATCGCGCCGGCAGAAGAGCGCGAACCGGCAAGCCTGGTCGATGCGGGCACCGCGCCCGTCATCGACGGCAACGTTGCGCGGATGCTGCGCGAGATGCTGGCGCGCACCCTCAACTTTGCCGTGACTTCGCTGCTGCAGGGTTCTCCGGAACTCACGAAGGAATCGGAATCGCTGGCCACGGACATCAACATGGCGCGTACGCGCCAGGCCTTGTCGGAAATCGAGCCGCGCCTCAAGCAGTTCTGCTTCCGGGTCGAGATGAGAAGCGGCGACATCGCCGAAGAGCGCGAACTGCTGCTGCGCCTGTTCAGGCTGCTGATCGAGAACATCGGCGAGCTGCTGGAAGACGATTCGTGGTTGAGCGGGCAGATCACCAACGTGCAGGAGGTGCTGTCGGGCCCGATCAACTACGCGACACTGATGGACGCCACGCGCAGCCTGAAGGAAGTTATCTACAAGCAAAGCATGCTCAAGCACAGCCTTGCGGAGGCGAAAACGCGCGTCAGGGACATGATGCTGACCGCGATCGACCGCCTTGGTGCGGTCGCGACTAGTACCGGCGACTATCACCGGAAGATCGAGGCGTATTCGCAGAAGATCAGCGCGGCGAAAGGCGTTCCCGAACTGAACCAGTTGCTCGAAGACATCACGCGCGACACGCGCACGGCGCATATCGAGGCGCTGCGCTCACACGACGACGTGCTGGCGGCGCGCAACGAGGTGCACGGCGCGGAGACGCGCATCCAGGAACTGGAGTCGCAACTGGTGCAAATGAGCGAGCTGGTGCGCGAAGACCAGCTGACCGGCAGCCTGAACCGACGCGGACTCGACGAAGTGCTGGAGCGCGAAATGGCGCGCGCACAGCGGCGCAATTCGTCGCTGTGCATCGCGATGCTTGACGTCGACGATTTCAAGAAACTCAACGACACATATGGCCACAGTACCGGCGACGAGGCCCTGATCCACCTCGTGCGCGTGGTCAAGGATACGCTGCGCTCCATGGATGTGATCGCGCGGTTCGGCGGCGAGGAATTCATGATCGTGCTGCCCGACACGTCGCTGGAGGCAGCCTCGCAGACGGTGACGCGCGTGCAGCGCGAGCTGACCAAGCGCATCTTCATGCACAACCACGAGCGGCTGCTGATCACCTTCAGCGCCGGCGCGGCAATGTACCGGAGCGGGGAAGAACAGGTGGAATTGATCAAGCGCGCGGACGAGGCGCTGTACAAGGCCAAGAAGGCCGGCAAGAACCGCGTCGTCAATGCGGACTGA
- the ppk1 gene encoding polyphosphate kinase 1, whose protein sequence is MSPFAENAVSLTNNAARAFKPAGNADLPVVQENVVNRELSQLEFNRRVLAQAEDPDTPLLERLRFLCIFSSNMDEFYEIRIAGLLEQIRGDGFVADYDGLTAGQVHALISKRAHELVAHQYHVFNDVLTPALAAQGIRFLRRPSWTRSQAQWIKAYFFRELLPLLTPIGLSPMHPFPRVLNKTLNFAVELEGSDAFDRSSTAAIVQPPRALPRVILLPAEIAGCDYGFVFLSSILHAHMGELFPGMKVRGSYQFRVTRNSELFIDEEEKKTLREILQGELPHRSFGDAVRLEVAANCPDAMKTFLQQQFSLADADVFPVNGPVNLVRLLQVPDSVERADLKYPVFRPGLPNALFAQQDMFYAIREGDILLHHPYQSFAPVVRFIEQAAQDPDVVAIKQTVYRAGHDSALLQALINAARSGKEVTVIVELLARFDEETNINWATQLEEVGAHVVYGVSGYKVHAKMAMVMRRENGRIRRYAHLGTGNYHAQTARLYTDFGLFTCDEKMTSDVASIFNQLTGLGHPDKLAHLWQSPFTLHPALMKAIRRETEHARGGRKARIVAKVNALLETRIIEALYEASKAGVRIRLIVRGACALRPGIPGLSENIEVRSIIGRFLEHTRVFYFHNNKAKDVYLSSADWMHRNFFRRVEICFPVLDPQIKKRIIAEGLKPYLKDNIGAWEMTPDGYYHRRHGHQHAYSAQNALLDMLS, encoded by the coding sequence ATGTCCCCCTTTGCTGAAAACGCTGTTTCCTTGACGAATAATGCTGCGCGTGCATTCAAGCCGGCAGGCAATGCCGATCTGCCGGTTGTGCAGGAGAATGTTGTCAATCGCGAGTTGAGCCAGCTGGAATTCAACCGGCGCGTGCTTGCGCAAGCCGAGGATCCGGACACGCCATTGCTGGAGCGGCTTCGTTTTCTGTGCATCTTCAGCAGCAACATGGATGAATTCTATGAAATCCGCATTGCCGGACTGCTGGAGCAGATTCGCGGGGATGGATTCGTCGCCGATTACGATGGGCTGACCGCCGGCCAGGTGCATGCGCTGATCAGCAAGCGCGCACACGAACTGGTGGCGCATCAGTACCACGTGTTCAATGACGTGCTGACTCCCGCCCTTGCCGCGCAGGGAATCCGCTTTCTGCGGCGGCCCTCATGGACGCGGTCGCAGGCGCAGTGGATCAAGGCATACTTCTTCCGCGAACTCTTGCCCTTGCTGACGCCGATCGGATTGAGCCCGATGCATCCCTTCCCCCGGGTGCTGAACAAGACCCTGAACTTCGCGGTCGAGTTGGAAGGCAGCGATGCCTTCGACCGCAGCTCGACCGCAGCGATTGTGCAGCCGCCGCGCGCCTTGCCGCGCGTGATCCTTCTTCCGGCGGAGATTGCCGGTTGCGACTATGGCTTCGTCTTCCTGTCGTCCATTCTGCATGCCCATATGGGAGAGCTGTTTCCCGGCATGAAGGTGCGCGGCAGCTATCAGTTCCGGGTGACGCGCAACAGCGAACTGTTCATCGACGAGGAAGAAAAAAAGACATTGCGCGAAATCCTGCAGGGTGAATTGCCGCACCGGAGTTTTGGCGATGCGGTGCGGCTCGAGGTGGCCGCCAATTGCCCCGACGCGATGAAGACCTTCCTCCAGCAGCAATTCTCGCTCGCCGATGCGGATGTGTTCCCGGTGAATGGCCCCGTCAATCTGGTGCGCCTGCTGCAGGTGCCCGATAGCGTGGAGCGGGCCGATCTCAAATATCCGGTATTCCGCCCCGGCCTGCCGAACGCGCTCTTCGCGCAGCAAGACATGTTCTACGCGATTCGCGAGGGCGACATCCTGCTGCACCATCCGTACCAATCGTTTGCCCCGGTCGTGCGCTTCATCGAGCAGGCGGCGCAAGACCCCGACGTGGTGGCGATCAAGCAGACCGTGTATCGCGCCGGGCACGACTCGGCGCTGCTGCAGGCATTGATCAATGCGGCGCGCAGCGGCAAGGAGGTCACGGTCATTGTCGAATTGCTGGCGCGCTTCGACGAGGAGACCAACATCAACTGGGCGACGCAGCTGGAGGAAGTCGGCGCGCATGTGGTGTACGGCGTGTCCGGCTACAAGGTGCATGCCAAGATGGCCATGGTGATGCGGCGCGAAAACGGGCGCATCAGGCGCTATGCGCATCTGGGGACCGGCAATTACCATGCGCAGACGGCCAGGCTCTATACCGATTTCGGCCTCTTCACTTGCGACGAGAAGATGACGAGCGATGTCGCCAGCATCTTCAATCAACTGACCGGACTGGGCCACCCCGACAAGCTGGCCCATCTGTGGCAATCGCCGTTCACATTGCATCCCGCGCTGATGAAGGCGATCCGGCGTGAAACGGAACATGCCAGGGGCGGACGGAAAGCCCGCATCGTCGCCAAGGTGAATGCGCTGCTGGAAACCAGAATCATCGAGGCGCTGTACGAGGCATCGAAGGCCGGGGTCAGGATCAGGCTCATCGTGCGCGGGGCCTGCGCACTGCGTCCGGGAATTCCCGGACTGTCCGAGAATATCGAGGTGCGCTCCATCATCGGCCGCTTCCTGGAGCATACGCGGGTGTTCTATTTTCACAACAACAAGGCGAAGGATGTGTACCTCTCCAGCGCCGACTGGATGCATCGCAATTTCTTCCGCCGGGTGGAAATCTGCTTTCCCGTGCTCGATCCGCAGATCAAAAAGCGCATCATCGCCGAGGGGCTGAAGCCCTATTTGAAGGACAACATCGGCGCCTGGGAGATGACGCCGGATGGCTATTACCACCGCAGACACGGCCATCAGCATGCGTACTCCGCCCAGAACGCGCTGCTTGACATGCTTTCCTGA
- a CDS encoding tetratricopeptide repeat protein — protein sequence MKQQRSNKLADLESALHLHRAGRLQEAEALYRKMPHNADALHLRGVIAHQLNRNEEAVELIGKALQAHPSNAAYYFSLDMALRALNRLDEVTACYRTLLIRAPGNALAHNRLGNALKDQGNLDEAAVCYRQAIALNADFAEAHNNLGVVYADQGRHDDAIISYRQALACDPAYAAAYANTGISLRKLGNMDDAAAAYGKAIELKPDFVVAHTSLGSVRQEQGRLDDAIASYSAALALKPDFAQVHNNLGAIFKQQDSLDEAAACYRQALTIVPDYAEAHSNLGNVLKDQNRLNEAVTCYQNALAVNPDFFEAHYNLGVVLQNLGRKVEAIHFYQSALALQPDLAEAHNNLGMLFTDEGMLEEAAYCFTKCLELMPDSVEGHYNMGNVFRGEGRISDAVNRYLTALGYKPDFAEAHNGLGLAFADAGNLAEAITCHETAIILKPDFADAHNNLGGCFSNEGKLDRAIDCYEKAIAANPALVSAYSNLGLALHGRGKPDEAIEWYRQALGLDAEFTTAHSNILFAMQYSADYAPEDVHAEHARFGAQFETPLKSSWMPHGNVRDPQRRLRIGYVSPDFNRHAVSYFIEPVLALHDKAQVEVFCYYNGTRQDPVTQRLQALAEHWIPCRHLSDERLAARIRADGIDILIDLAGHTGGNRLLAFARKPAPVQATWLGYPATTGLSAIDYRLTDVHAEPAGMTEHLNTEQLWWLPEIFCCYRAHDDSPAVIDHPPALDNGFVTFGCFNNFAKVTDPVLALWARLLQRVPHARLMLEIHGIDEPARRAEVEQRLARLGIPSERQILVPRAPANQYALYNRIDIALDPFPCNGGTTSLDTLWMGVPLVTLAGGHFTARMGVTILANAGLPELVAHSEDAYLDIAAALALDPARLARTRAGLRQRVQASPLMDAPRFTRHLEQAYRGMWHNWCESKQTAAIEGSPAFQ from the coding sequence ATGAAACAGCAACGCAGCAACAAGCTCGCCGACCTTGAAAGCGCCCTGCACCTCCATCGTGCGGGCAGACTGCAGGAAGCGGAAGCGCTCTACAGAAAAATGCCGCACAACGCGGATGCGCTGCATCTGCGCGGCGTGATCGCACATCAGTTGAACCGGAACGAAGAAGCGGTCGAACTGATCGGCAAGGCCCTGCAGGCGCATCCGTCCAATGCGGCCTACTATTTTTCGCTCGACATGGCTTTGCGTGCGTTGAACAGACTTGACGAGGTTACGGCCTGCTATCGGACGTTGCTGATACGCGCACCGGGCAACGCACTGGCCCACAACAGGCTGGGCAATGCGCTCAAGGATCAGGGCAATCTGGATGAAGCGGCAGTCTGCTATCGCCAGGCCATTGCGCTCAACGCCGATTTCGCCGAAGCGCACAACAACCTGGGCGTCGTGTACGCGGATCAAGGCCGGCATGACGACGCCATCATTTCCTACCGCCAAGCGCTTGCATGCGATCCGGCGTATGCCGCGGCGTATGCGAACACGGGAATCTCGCTGAGAAAACTGGGCAATATGGACGATGCTGCGGCCGCCTATGGAAAAGCCATCGAACTCAAGCCCGATTTCGTCGTCGCGCACACCAGCCTGGGAAGCGTGCGACAGGAGCAAGGCAGACTCGACGATGCCATCGCGAGCTACTCTGCGGCGCTGGCGCTCAAGCCGGATTTCGCTCAGGTGCACAACAATCTGGGCGCGATCTTCAAGCAGCAAGACAGCCTGGACGAGGCTGCCGCCTGCTACCGGCAAGCACTGACCATCGTTCCTGACTATGCCGAAGCGCATAGCAATCTCGGCAACGTGCTCAAGGACCAGAATCGACTGAACGAGGCAGTGACGTGCTACCAGAACGCCCTCGCCGTCAATCCGGATTTCTTCGAGGCGCACTACAACCTCGGCGTCGTGCTGCAGAACCTGGGCAGGAAAGTCGAGGCGATCCACTTCTATCAATCCGCACTCGCATTGCAACCCGATCTCGCGGAAGCACACAATAATCTCGGGATGCTGTTCACCGACGAAGGCATGCTGGAAGAGGCGGCGTACTGTTTTACGAAATGTCTCGAACTGATGCCTGATTCCGTCGAGGGGCATTACAACATGGGGAACGTATTCCGCGGCGAAGGCCGGATAAGCGACGCGGTCAACCGCTACCTGACGGCGCTCGGATACAAGCCCGATTTTGCCGAAGCCCACAACGGGCTGGGGCTTGCATTCGCGGATGCCGGCAATCTGGCGGAGGCCATCACCTGCCACGAAACCGCGATCATTCTCAAGCCGGACTTTGCCGACGCACATAACAACCTGGGCGGCTGCTTCAGCAACGAGGGCAAGCTCGACCGAGCAATCGATTGCTACGAAAAGGCGATTGCGGCAAACCCGGCACTGGTGAGCGCCTATAGCAATCTCGGCCTCGCCCTGCACGGACGCGGCAAGCCTGACGAGGCGATCGAATGGTATCGGCAAGCCTTGGGCCTCGACGCCGAGTTCACTACGGCGCACAGCAACATCCTGTTTGCGATGCAGTACTCGGCTGACTACGCCCCGGAAGATGTGCATGCCGAGCACGCGCGCTTCGGCGCGCAGTTCGAGACGCCGCTGAAATCCTCATGGATGCCGCACGGCAATGTGCGCGATCCGCAGCGCCGCCTGCGGATCGGCTACGTCTCGCCCGACTTCAACCGCCATGCCGTGTCCTACTTCATCGAGCCGGTGCTGGCGCTGCACGACAAGGCGCAGGTCGAGGTGTTCTGCTACTACAACGGCACCAGACAGGATCCGGTCACGCAGCGCCTGCAGGCGCTGGCCGAGCACTGGATCCCCTGCCGGCACCTGTCCGACGAGCGGCTGGCGGCGCGCATTCGCGCCGACGGCATCGACATCCTGATCGATCTGGCCGGCCACACCGGCGGCAACCGCCTGCTGGCCTTCGCCAGGAAGCCGGCGCCGGTGCAGGCCACCTGGCTCGGCTATCCGGCCACCACCGGCCTGTCCGCCATCGACTACCGCCTCACCGACGTCCATGCGGAACCGGCCGGCATGACCGAGCACCTGAACACCGAGCAATTGTGGTGGCTGCCCGAGATCTTCTGCTGCTACCGCGCCCACGACGACAGCCCGGCCGTGATCGATCATCCGCCGGCGCTGGACAACGGCTTCGTCACCTTCGGCTGCTTCAACAACTTCGCCAAGGTGACCGATCCGGTGCTGGCGCTGTGGGCCCGCCTGCTGCAGCGGGTGCCGCACGCGCGCCTGATGCTGGAGATCCACGGCATCGACGAGCCGGCCCGGCGCGCCGAGGTCGAGCAGCGTCTGGCGCGGCTCGGCATTCCGTCCGAGCGCCAGATCCTCGTGCCGCGCGCGCCCGCCAACCAGTATGCGCTGTACAACCGGATCGACATCGCGCTCGACCCCTTCCCCTGCAACGGCGGCACCACCAGCCTCGACACGCTGTGGATGGGGGTGCCGCTGGTGACGCTGGCCGGCGGCCACTTCACCGCGCGCATGGGGGTGACGATCCTGGCCAATGCCGGCCTGCCGGAACTGGTCGCGCACAGCGAAGACGCCTACCTCGACATCGCCGCCGCGCTGGCGCTCGACCCCGCGCGCCTCGCGCGCACCCGCGCCGGGCTGCGCCAGCGCGTGCAGGCAAGCCCCCTGATGGATGCGCCGCGCTTCACCCGCCATCTGGAACAGGCCTATCGCGGCATGTGGCACAACTGGTGCGAAAGCAAACAAACAGCGGCAATTGAAGGATCCCCGGCATTCCAATGA
- a CDS encoding tetratricopeptide repeat protein, translating into MKHQRSHTSSDIETALQHHRAGRLQQAEALYRKMPRNPDALHLRGVIAHQLRKHDEAIELIRQAIKFKPSNANYYFALEPVYRELNRVNDVISAYQELLSHSPGNALAQNNLGNAFKDCGRMQDAEACYQQAIAIDPRFAEAYANLGVLYTSRGDTDQAIACFQNAITLKPKFAGAHNDIGIALSNAGQLEHALASFQNAVTLDPGFFAAHHNLGCALRNQGRLDEAMASYKRALVLRPDFVDAHNDLGITHTLLGNLDEAIACYQTALGLNPNFEAAYNNLGTALHGKGKPDEAIAYYRQALARNPGFAPAHNALLLELQYSSSYSPEQMHAEHVRFGAQFETPLKSSWMPHGNVRDPQRRLRIGYVSPDFNRHAVSYFIEPVLALHDKAQVEVFCYYNGTRQDPVTQRLQALAEHWIPCRHLSDERLAARIRADGIDILIDLAGHTGGNRLLAFARKPAPVQATWLGYPATTGLSAIDYRLTDVHAEPAGMTEHLNTEQLWWLPEIFCCYRAHDDSPAVIDHPPALDNGFVTFGCFNNFAKVTDPVLALWARLLQRVPHARLMLEIHGIDEPARRAEVEQRLARLGIPSERQILVPRAPANQYALYNRIDIALDPFPCNGGTTSLDTLWMGVPLVTLAGGHFTARMGVTILTNAGLPELVAHSEDAYLDIAAALALDPARLARTRTGLRQRVQASPLMDAPRFTRHLEQAYRGMWHNWCESCENDTVPAEISVTAADAAALNNSGNALKEQGRLDEAATSYLQAITADPMRFEAHYNLGTVLLDQGKLDEAILSYQRALALNPDLAAAHHGIALAFADEGKLEEAIDHYRKAIALAPRFAIAYNNLGNALRLQGKLDEATHSYKAAIDIEPGFADAHNSLGAAYHIQGRIAEAVDSYLAALAQDPNCHGAYNNLGTAFYDQGLFDDAITCYRQSIALDPNDAGSHYNLGNAYAEQGNLNEAISSYLQAIALKLDYVQAYNSLGIAFALKGQFGEAVSCYETATALQPDFADAYNNLGNAFTEQNRIAEARECFQSALRIRPDFAEAHCNLGRTYHQQSEPDEAIACYRQALAYKPDYPDAYGNMLLDMQYSSSYSPEQMHAEHARFGAQFETPLKTAWMPHGNVRDPQRRLRIGYVSPDFNRHAVSYFIEPVLALHDKAQVEVFCYYNGTRQDPVTQRLQALAEHWIPCRHLSDERLAARIRADGIDVLIDLAGHTGGNRLLAFARKPAPVQATWLGYPATTGLSAIDYRLTDVHAEPAGMTEHLNTEQLWRLPEIFCCYRAHDDSPAVIDHPPALDNGFVTFGCFNNFAKVTDPVLALWARLLQRVPHARLMLEIHGIDEPARRAEVEQRLARLGIPSERQILVPRAPANQYALYNRIDIALDPFPCNGGTTSLDTLWMGVPLVTLAGGHFTARMGVTILTNAGLPELVAHSEDAYLEIAAALALDPARLARTRAGLRQRVQASPLMNAPRFTRHLEHAYRGMWLNWCNDKHNDDKHNDGKQNEGSNA; encoded by the coding sequence ATGAAACACCAGCGAAGCCACACGTCATCGGATATCGAAACTGCTCTGCAGCACCATCGGGCTGGCCGTCTGCAGCAGGCGGAAGCGCTCTACAGGAAAATGCCGCGCAATCCCGATGCGCTGCATCTGCGCGGCGTCATCGCGCATCAATTGAGGAAGCATGACGAGGCGATTGAACTGATCCGGCAGGCGATCAAGTTCAAACCATCCAATGCCAATTATTATTTCGCGCTCGAGCCGGTTTATCGCGAGTTGAATCGGGTCAATGACGTCATCTCTGCCTATCAGGAGCTGCTGTCCCATTCACCGGGAAATGCACTCGCGCAAAACAATCTGGGCAATGCATTCAAGGACTGCGGCCGCATGCAGGATGCGGAAGCCTGCTATCAGCAAGCCATTGCGATCGATCCCCGCTTTGCCGAGGCATATGCCAATCTGGGTGTGCTTTACACATCGCGAGGCGACACCGATCAGGCGATAGCCTGCTTTCAAAACGCCATCACGCTCAAACCGAAATTTGCCGGGGCGCACAATGACATCGGAATCGCGCTTTCGAACGCTGGACAGCTAGAGCATGCTCTAGCCAGTTTCCAGAATGCCGTAACCCTCGATCCGGGATTCTTCGCTGCGCATCACAATCTGGGATGTGCGCTGCGCAATCAAGGCAGATTGGATGAGGCGATGGCGAGCTATAAAAGAGCGCTGGTACTGCGACCGGATTTTGTGGATGCCCACAACGACCTGGGAATCACGCACACCCTGCTGGGCAACCTGGACGAAGCCATCGCCTGCTACCAGACCGCACTTGGTCTGAACCCGAATTTCGAGGCCGCATACAACAATCTGGGAACCGCATTGCATGGCAAGGGCAAGCCCGACGAAGCCATCGCCTATTACCGCCAGGCGCTCGCCCGGAACCCCGGATTCGCGCCTGCCCACAATGCCTTGCTGCTCGAACTGCAGTATTCCTCGTCATACAGCCCCGAGCAGATGCATGCCGAGCACGTGCGCTTCGGCGCGCAGTTCGAGACGCCGCTGAAATCCTCATGGATGCCGCACGGCAATGTGCGCGATCCGCAGCGCCGCCTGCGGATCGGCTACGTCTCGCCCGACTTCAACCGCCATGCCGTGTCCTACTTCATCGAGCCGGTGCTGGCGCTGCACGACAAGGCGCAGGTCGAGGTGTTCTGCTACTACAACGGCACCCGCCAGGATCCGGTCACGCAGCGCCTGCAGGCGCTGGCCGAGCACTGGATCCCCTGCCGCCACCTGTCCGACGAGCGGCTGGCGGCGCGCATTCGCGCCGACGGCATCGACATCCTGATCGATCTGGCCGGCCACACCGGCGGCAACCGCCTGCTGGCCTTCGCCAGGAAGCCGGCGCCGGTGCAGGCCACCTGGCTCGGCTATCCGGCCACCACCGGCCTGTCCGCCATCGACTACCGCCTCACCGACGTCCATGCGGAACCGGCCGGCATGACCGAGCACCTGAACACCGAGCAATTGTGGTGGCTGCCCGAGATCTTCTGCTGCTACCGCGCCCACGACGACAGCCCGGCCGTGATCGATCATCCGCCGGCGCTGGACAACGGCTTCGTCACCTTCGGCTGCTTCAACAACTTCGCCAAGGTGACCGATCCGGTGCTGGCGCTGTGGGCCCGCCTGCTGCAGCGGGTGCCGCACGCGCGCCTGATGCTGGAGATCCACGGCATCGACGAGCCGGCCCGGCGCGCCGAGGTCGAGCAGCGTCTGGCGCGGCTCGGCATTCCGTCCGAGCGCCAGATCCTCGTGCCGCGCGCGCCCGCCAACCAGTATGCGCTGTACAACCGGATCGACATCGCGCTCGACCCCTTCCCCTGCAACGGCGGCACCACCAGCCTCGACACGCTGTGGATGGGGGTGCCGCTGGTGACGCTGGCCGGCGGCCACTTCACCGCGCGCATGGGGGTGACGATCCTGACCAATGCCGGTCTGCCGGAACTGGTCGCGCACAGCGAAGACGCCTACCTCGACATCGCCGCCGCGCTGGCGCTCGACCCCGCGCGCCTCGCGCGCACCCGCACCGGGCTGCGCCAGCGCGTGCAGGCAAGCCCCCTGATGGATGCGCCGCGCTTCACCCGCCATCTGGAACAGGCCTATCGCGGCATGTGGCACAACTGGTGCGAAAGCTGCGAGAACGATACGGTGCCAGCAGAAATTTCCGTCACCGCAGCGGATGCTGCTGCCCTCAACAATTCGGGGAATGCGCTCAAGGAGCAAGGCAGGCTGGACGAAGCGGCAACGAGTTACCTGCAGGCTATCACCGCCGATCCAATGCGGTTCGAAGCCCACTACAACCTGGGCACTGTCCTTCTCGATCAAGGGAAATTGGATGAGGCGATCCTGTCATATCAGCGAGCGCTTGCCTTGAATCCTGATTTGGCTGCGGCGCATCATGGCATTGCCCTCGCATTCGCGGATGAGGGCAAGCTGGAGGAAGCTATTGACCATTACCGGAAAGCGATCGCCCTTGCCCCTCGTTTTGCCATCGCTTACAACAACCTCGGCAATGCATTGCGGCTGCAAGGAAAGCTGGACGAAGCCACGCACAGTTACAAAGCCGCAATCGATATCGAGCCCGGCTTCGCCGATGCCCATAACAGTCTTGGTGCGGCATATCATATTCAGGGTCGAATCGCCGAGGCGGTTGACAGCTACCTGGCGGCACTGGCTCAGGATCCGAATTGCCACGGCGCGTACAACAATCTGGGCACGGCCTTCTACGACCAGGGTCTTTTTGACGATGCGATAACCTGCTATCGGCAATCGATCGCGCTCGATCCAAACGATGCAGGCAGCCATTACAACCTCGGCAATGCCTATGCGGAGCAGGGAAATCTGAACGAAGCGATATCGTCCTACCTGCAAGCGATCGCGCTCAAACTGGATTACGTTCAGGCGTACAACAGCCTAGGCATCGCATTCGCGCTCAAAGGGCAATTTGGCGAAGCGGTTTCCTGCTATGAAACCGCGACTGCGCTCCAGCCGGACTTTGCCGATGCCTACAACAATCTTGGCAATGCGTTCACGGAGCAAAACCGGATTGCCGAAGCAAGGGAATGTTTTCAATCGGCGCTGCGAATCAGACCGGACTTTGCCGAAGCCCACTGCAACCTCGGCCGCACATACCACCAGCAGAGCGAACCCGACGAGGCAATCGCCTGCTACCGGCAAGCGCTTGCCTATAAGCCGGACTATCCCGATGCCTACGGCAACATGTTATTGGACATGCAGTATTCCTCGTCGTACAGCCCCGAGCAGATGCATGCCGAGCACGCGCGCTTCGGCGCGCAGTTCGAGACGCCGCTCAAGACCGCATGGATGCCGCACGGCAATGTGCGCGATCCGCAGCGCCGCCTGCGGATCGGCTACGTCTCGCCCGACTTCAACCGCCATGCCGTGTCCTACTTCATCGAGCCGGTGCTGGCGCTGCACGACAAGGCGCAGGTCGAGGTGTTCTGCTACTACAACGGCACCCGCCAGGATCCGGTCACGCAGCGCCTGCAGGCGCTGGCCGAGCACTGGATCCCCTGCCGCCACCTGTCCGACGAACGGCTGGCGGCGCGCATCCGCGCCGACGGCATCGACGTCCTGATCGACCTCGCCGGCCACACCGGCGGCAACCGCCTGCTGGCCTTCGCCAGGAAGCCGGCGCCGGTGCAGGCCACCTGGCTCGGCTATCCCGCCACCACCGGCCTGTCCGCCATCGACTACCGCCTCACCGACGTCCATGCGGAACCGGCCGGCATGACCGAGCACCTGAACACCGAGCAACTGTGGCGGCTGCCCGAGATCTTCTGCTGCTACCGCGCCCACGACGACAGCCCGGCCGTGATCGATCATCCGCCGGCGCTGGACAACGGTTTCGTCACCTTCGGCTGCTTCAACAACTTCGCCAAGGTGACCGATCCGGTGCTGGCGCTGTGGGCCCGCCTGCTGCAGCGGGTGCCGCACGCGCGCCTGATGCTGGAGATCCACGGCATCGACGAGCCGGCCCGGCGCGCCGAGGTCGAGCAGCGTCTGGCGCGGCTCGGCATTCCGTCCGAGCGCCAGATCCTCGTGCCGCGCGCGCCCGCCAACCAGTATGCGCTGTACAACCGGATCGACATCGCGCTCGACCCCTTCCCCTGCAACGGCGGCACCACCAGCCTCGACACGCTGTGGATGGGGGTGCCGCTGGTGACGCTGGCCGGCGGCCACTTCACCGCGCGCATGGGGGTGACGATCCTGACCAATGCCGGCCTGCCGGAGCTGGTCGCGCACAGCGAGGACGCCTACCTCGAGATCGCCGCCGCGCTGGCGCTCGACCCCGCGCGCCTCGCGCGCACCCGCGCCGGGCTGCGCCAGCGCGTGCAGGCAAGCCCCCTGATGAACGCGCCGCGCTTCACCCGCCATCTCGAACACGCCTATCGCGGCATGTGGCTCAACTGGTGCAACGATAAGCATAACGACGACAAGCATAACGACGGCAAACAAAACGAAGGGAGCAATGCATGA